In Thermotomaculum hydrothermale, a single genomic region encodes these proteins:
- a CDS encoding hypothetical protein (catalyzes the formation of D-fructose 6-phosphate from D-glucose 6-phosphate) gives MKIKLNLRKLEHFKNDKNFIELFNKGIDFAEEIEKDSSIGFTELPDTDIYVEKAKAVAEKLPEGIDTLLVLGIGGSALGAKMVRDCFKEFLNKELIILDNVDPFTIHEIAKKINPEKTVINVISKSGSTVEPISQFKFFYNLFEVELGKEETLKRIVITTDLVKGNLRKLADELNLLSLEVPENVGGRFSVLTPVGIFPLEFCGIDTKLLLKGAQNLKKNGKEIAVTGAVLDYLFYNKGKNIKVLFIYSDRLYRFGEWYLQLFAESLGKRVDRDGNKVKIGATGVLAKGVTDQHSQVQLYKEGPDDKFFAFFKVNKKVDVLIPESFGEFEGFSYLNGKTFSQLMDAECEGTMQALENEEKPLILYEIEEIDLEAMGKLIYLFELQTAVCGYFYNINPFDQPGVEEGKIIAKKLLGYN, from the coding sequence ATGAAGATAAAATTAAATTTAAGAAAACTTGAACATTTTAAAAATGATAAAAATTTTATTGAATTGTTTAACAAAGGGATAGATTTTGCTGAGGAAATAGAAAAGGACAGTTCTATAGGTTTTACCGAACTACCTGACACAGACATCTATGTTGAAAAGGCTAAAGCAGTTGCAGAAAAATTACCTGAAGGAATAGATACATTACTTGTTTTAGGAATTGGTGGCTCTGCTTTAGGGGCTAAAATGGTGAGGGATTGCTTCAAAGAATTTCTGAATAAAGAATTGATAATCCTTGACAATGTTGACCCATTTACAATTCATGAGATTGCTAAAAAGATTAATCCAGAAAAAACAGTTATAAATGTAATTTCAAAATCAGGTTCAACTGTTGAACCAATTTCACAATTTAAATTTTTCTATAACCTTTTTGAGGTTGAATTGGGCAAAGAAGAGACTTTGAAAAGGATTGTTATTACAACAGATCTGGTAAAGGGTAATTTAAGAAAATTGGCAGACGAGCTTAATTTATTATCTCTTGAAGTACCTGAAAATGTAGGTGGCCGATTTTCCGTTTTAACTCCTGTGGGAATTTTTCCCCTTGAATTCTGTGGGATAGACACAAAATTGCTGTTAAAAGGGGCGCAAAATTTAAAGAAAAACGGTAAAGAGATTGCTGTAACAGGTGCAGTACTGGATTACCTTTTTTACAACAAAGGGAAAAATATTAAAGTTTTATTTATATACTCAGATAGACTTTATAGATTTGGTGAATGGTATCTTCAATTATTTGCAGAATCATTGGGAAAGAGGGTTGATAGAGATGGAAACAAGGTAAAGATAGGCGCAACAGGGGTGCTTGCAAAGGGGGTCACAGACCAGCATTCTCAGGTTCAACTATACAAAGAGGGACCAGACGACAAGTTTTTTGCTTTTTTCAAAGTTAACAAAAAAGTGGATGTTCTCATCCCTGAATCCTTTGGTGAATTTGAAGGGTTTTCTTATTTAAACGGAAAAACTTTTTCTCAATTGATGGATGCAGAATGTGAAGGGACTATGCAGGCTTTAGAAAATGAAGAAAAACCACTTATTCTTTACGAAATTGAAGAAATTGATTTAGAGGCAATGGGGAAGTTGATTTATCTTTTTGAATTGCAAACTGCAGTTTGTGGTTATTTCTATAATATAAATCCATTTGACCAGCCTGGTGTTGAAGAGGGGAAAATTATAGCTAAAAAACTTTTAGGTTACAATTAA
- the ruvB gene encoding Holliday junction branch migration DNA helicase RuvB produces MDIIRNLAKTKDENGFEKSVRPKTLDEYIGQEKIKENLKIFIEAAKNRDEALDHCLFYGPPGIGKTTLASIIANELGVNIKVTSGPVIEKAGDLAAILTKLQPKDVLFIDEIHRLSSNIEEILYPAMEDFQLDLVTGSGPGARSYRFKLNPFTLIGATTRAGLLTAPLRDRFGIIHRLNYYTVEELVKIVKRTARILGVKIEDGGALEIAKRSRGTPRIANRLLRRVRDFAEVKGEGIVDFKIAEYALDQLEIDKKGLDEIDRKILKTIIENYGGGPVGLNTLSASISEDKVTIEELYEPYLLQIGFIERTARGRVATELAYNYFGLEYNREFLF; encoded by the coding sequence ATGGATATAATAAGAAACCTTGCAAAAACAAAAGATGAAAACGGCTTTGAAAAAAGTGTTAGACCAAAAACCCTTGATGAATATATTGGACAGGAAAAGATAAAAGAAAATTTAAAAATATTTATTGAGGCGGCAAAAAACAGAGATGAGGCTTTAGACCACTGTCTTTTTTATGGCCCACCTGGAATAGGTAAAACCACTCTTGCATCAATTATTGCAAACGAATTGGGAGTAAACATTAAGGTTACTTCTGGCCCTGTAATTGAGAAGGCGGGGGATTTAGCAGCTATTTTAACCAAGCTTCAGCCGAAAGATGTTTTATTTATAGATGAAATTCACAGGCTTTCTTCAAATATTGAGGAGATTTTATACCCTGCAATGGAAGATTTTCAGTTAGACCTTGTGACCGGAAGCGGGCCAGGTGCAAGAAGTTACAGGTTTAAACTAAATCCTTTTACTTTAATAGGAGCAACAACCAGGGCAGGGCTTTTGACAGCCCCTTTAAGGGACAGGTTTGGTATTATTCATAGATTAAACTATTACACAGTGGAAGAGCTTGTAAAGATTGTTAAAAGAACTGCCCGTATCCTTGGAGTTAAAATAGAAGACGGTGGGGCTTTAGAGATAGCAAAAAGGTCAAGGGGGACACCAAGGATTGCCAACAGGTTATTGAGAAGAGTAAGAGACTTTGCTGAGGTTAAGGGAGAAGGAATTGTTGATTTTAAGATTGCTGAGTACGCGTTAGACCAGCTTGAAATTGACAAAAAAGGGCTTGATGAAATTGACAGGAAAATCTTAAAAACAATTATTGAAAATTACGGCGGCGGGCCTGTTGGTTTAAACACACTCTCTGCATCAATATCTGAAGACAAGGTAACAATTGAAGAGTTGTATGAACCTTATCTCCTTCAAATTGGTTTTATTGAAAGAACAGCAAGAGGAAGGGTTGCAACAGAGCTTGCCTATAATTACTTCGGGCTTGAGTACAATAGGGAGTTTTTATTTTAA
- a CDS encoding ABC transporter ATP-binding protein, with protein sequence MCLLKVSNLKVVYPQTIAVRDVSFSLKKGEKLGLVGESGCGKSVLSLSLLNIILGNGKVVNGKIEFKGNNIFHLSKERLRQLRGRGLGYVFQEPQSAFDPVFTVGNQVAETLISHGIVKSKKEAKQLAVKYFDLVKIENPEFVYNSYPFQLSGGMAQRIYIALILMLNPEIVIADEPTTALDVITQKEILKLIKNIVEENNLSLIFITHNLLLLKNLVDRIIVMYAGTIMEDGDFNSVFNNPLHPYTEGLLKSITINKGKKQYLDTIPGNVPHRVVEEDKCPFADRCLKKVGICTKRYPELKEIEGRKVRCHLY encoded by the coding sequence ATGTGTCTGTTAAAAGTATCCAATTTAAAGGTTGTTTATCCTCAAACCATTGCTGTAAGAGATGTCTCATTCTCATTGAAAAAAGGGGAAAAGTTAGGCCTGGTGGGGGAGTCCGGTTGCGGGAAATCGGTTTTATCCCTTTCTCTGCTCAACATAATTTTAGGGAATGGGAAAGTTGTTAATGGAAAAATAGAGTTTAAAGGGAATAATATCTTTCATCTCTCAAAAGAAAGGTTGAGGCAATTACGGGGGAGGGGATTAGGTTATGTTTTTCAGGAGCCTCAAAGCGCATTTGACCCTGTTTTTACGGTTGGAAATCAGGTTGCAGAAACCCTTATCTCACACGGAATAGTTAAATCTAAAAAAGAGGCAAAGCAGCTTGCAGTAAAATACTTTGATTTAGTGAAAATAGAAAACCCTGAATTTGTTTACAATTCTTATCCCTTTCAATTAAGCGGAGGGATGGCTCAGAGAATTTATATTGCTTTGATTTTGATGTTGAACCCAGAGATAGTTATTGCTGATGAGCCAACAACAGCACTGGATGTTATAACTCAAAAAGAGATTCTAAAATTGATAAAAAATATAGTGGAAGAAAATAATTTATCTCTTATTTTTATTACCCACAACCTTTTACTTTTAAAAAATTTAGTTGACAGGATTATTGTAATGTATGCTGGAACAATAATGGAAGATGGTGATTTTAACAGTGTGTTTAACAATCCCCTGCACCCATACACAGAAGGCTTGTTGAAAAGTATAACAATTAATAAAGGAAAAAAACAGTACCTTGACACAATCCCGGGCAATGTCCCTCACAGGGTAGTGGAAGAAGACAAATGTCCCTTTGCAGACAGATGCTTGAAAAAAGTGGGTATATGCACAAAAAGATACCCTGAGTTGAAAGAAATTGAAGGCAGGAAGGTAAGATGCCACCTGTATTAG
- a CDS encoding ATP-binding cassette domain-containing protein, translating into MPPVLELKNVTKIFQLKKGLFTKKKLYAVNNVSFEIQKGEFFSLVGESGSGKTTISKLILRLLKPDEGEILFLGKNIFKMKGEELKDYRKKIQVVFQNPYTSFNPLMKVKDIVKEPLDIHKIGSKKERLERVEEVLSLVNIPVEFMERYPDQLSGGQRQRIGIARALAVNPEIIIADEPVSSLDVSIQAQIINLFLKLHKELGITFLFIAHDLNLVRHLSDRIAVLYKGEVVDYGKTEEIFTNPKSKFTKELINSIPPIEF; encoded by the coding sequence ATGCCACCTGTATTAGAGTTGAAAAATGTTACAAAAATTTTTCAATTAAAAAAGGGATTGTTTACTAAGAAAAAATTATATGCGGTGAATAATGTCTCTTTTGAGATTCAAAAAGGGGAGTTTTTTTCACTGGTTGGGGAATCAGGCTCAGGTAAGACAACAATAAGCAAACTTATACTGAGGCTTTTAAAACCTGATGAAGGGGAAATTCTCTTTTTGGGGAAGAATATTTTTAAAATGAAGGGTGAAGAATTAAAGGACTACAGAAAAAAGATACAGGTTGTTTTTCAAAACCCTTACACATCTTTTAACCCTTTAATGAAGGTAAAAGACATAGTAAAAGAACCCCTTGATATTCATAAAATAGGTTCAAAAAAAGAGAGACTTGAGAGGGTAGAAGAAGTTTTATCCCTGGTTAATATACCTGTTGAGTTTATGGAGAGATACCCAGACCAGCTTTCAGGAGGCCAGAGGCAGAGAATAGGTATAGCAAGGGCACTTGCTGTAAACCCTGAAATAATTATCGCTGACGAGCCGGTCTCTTCCCTTGATGTATCAATTCAGGCGCAAATAATAAACCTTTTTTTAAAACTCCATAAAGAATTGGGGATTACTTTCCTCTTTATAGCACACGACCTTAACCTTGTAAGGCATTTAAGTGATAGAATTGCAGTACTTTACAAAGGTGAGGTTGTTGATTACGGGAAAACAGAAGAGATTTTTACCAACCCCAAAAGCAAGTTTACAAAGGAGTTGATAAATTCTATCCCACCTATTGAATTTTAA
- a CDS encoding GGDEF domain-containing protein: MSEKEHKEWKTQIIKPGDLKKKTQENITLIPTLVVIAGDLFGQMINLEERKKVFVGRGSECDIVINNPSLSRKHCVVKNENGKIIIEDLGSTNGTFINGNRIKKQELESGERVFLGDICAFKFAYQDDIDLDLNRLILEKAIKDRLTNVYNRTYFDELLRKEFVFHKRANLPLSLVFVDLDDFKKINDTFGHMCGDEILKKVAMSLKSNVRESDYVCRYGGEEFVIILKNTSFEKAMKKAETLRKRIESLELLCNSNSVGVTASFGVSTLEDNNFKSEKRLLAEADSAMYKAKELGKNMVIGQKPSEI, from the coding sequence ATGAGCGAAAAAGAACATAAGGAATGGAAAACACAAATAATTAAGCCTGGTGATTTAAAGAAAAAAACTCAGGAGAATATTACCCTTATTCCCACCTTAGTGGTGATTGCAGGGGATTTGTTCGGGCAAATGATAAATCTTGAAGAGAGAAAGAAGGTGTTTGTAGGTAGGGGTAGTGAATGCGATATTGTAATAAACAATCCATCTCTTTCAAGAAAGCATTGTGTTGTGAAAAATGAAAATGGAAAGATAATTATTGAAGATTTAGGAAGCACAAACGGAACTTTTATAAATGGTAACAGGATAAAAAAACAGGAACTTGAAAGTGGAGAGAGGGTTTTTTTAGGTGATATATGCGCTTTTAAATTTGCCTATCAGGACGATATTGACCTTGATTTAAACAGGCTTATACTTGAAAAGGCAATAAAGGATAGATTAACCAATGTTTATAATAGAACCTATTTTGATGAGTTGTTGAGGAAAGAGTTTGTGTTTCATAAAAGGGCGAATTTACCTCTTTCTTTGGTTTTTGTTGACCTTGATGATTTTAAAAAGATAAACGATACATTCGGGCATATGTGTGGAGATGAGATTTTAAAAAAGGTTGCAATGAGTTTAAAATCAAATGTGAGGGAATCAGATTATGTATGCAGATATGGGGGAGAAGAGTTTGTGATAATTCTTAAAAACACATCCTTTGAAAAGGCTATGAAAAAAGCAGAAACTTTAAGAAAAAGAATTGAATCGCTTGAATTATTGTGTAATTCAAACAGTGTTGGAGTAACTGCAAGTTTTGGGGTTTCAACTTTAGAAGACAACAATTTTAAATCAGAAAAAAGACTTCTTGCTGAGGCTGATTCAGCAATGTACAAGGCCAAAGAGCTTGGTAAAAATATGGTAATAGGTCAAAAACCTTCTGAAATATAA
- a CDS encoding 3-isopropylmalate dehydratase large subunit, which produces MGKTVIEKIFEKHTKDDVKVGNIIWLEIDTRTARDFGGPNVVKRLYENYGEDVQVDDPKKTFFTFDTVAPAKTIPYANNQHFCRQFARKRGIKVFDVDSGIGSHIAIEKGLCWPGSTFVGTDSHLNILGCVGAFGQGMGDADIAFAFKTGKTWFEVPPTIKIVFKGKPYNFPVTAKDLTLFTLRHLGSKGALGRAIEFYGEVIDNMNLYERITLSSMVTEMGGIIGFITPNEEILEHFRKVKNNPDIQPVIADDDAEYEKVIEIDISNLKPQIACPPKPDNVKDVEEVEGIPVDSVFIGSCTNGRYEDIELAARIFKNFKVKEGVMVKVVPSTREVFGKLLRDGILDILYDAGVIVSNPGCGGCASGQIGMTGKGEVQISTSNRNFRGKQGDGDTYLASPVVAAVSAVTGKITDPVKFLKEKGVI; this is translated from the coding sequence ATGGGCAAAACTGTTATTGAGAAGATTTTTGAAAAACACACAAAAGACGATGTCAAGGTAGGTAACATTATCTGGCTTGAAATTGATACAAGAACTGCAAGGGATTTTGGTGGCCCAAATGTTGTAAAAAGGTTGTATGAAAACTATGGAGAAGATGTTCAGGTGGATGACCCCAAAAAAACATTTTTCACCTTTGACACAGTTGCTCCTGCAAAAACAATTCCCTATGCAAACAATCAACATTTTTGCAGGCAGTTTGCCAGAAAAAGGGGGATAAAAGTTTTTGATGTTGATTCTGGTATTGGTTCTCATATTGCAATAGAGAAAGGTTTATGCTGGCCAGGTTCAACATTTGTGGGAACAGATTCCCATTTAAACATACTGGGCTGTGTTGGTGCTTTTGGCCAGGGAATGGGGGATGCGGATATTGCCTTTGCCTTTAAAACAGGGAAAACATGGTTTGAAGTACCGCCAACAATAAAAATTGTATTTAAAGGCAAGCCATATAATTTCCCTGTAACTGCGAAGGATTTAACCTTATTTACATTAAGGCATTTAGGCTCTAAAGGCGCTTTGGGAAGGGCTATTGAATTTTATGGAGAGGTTATTGATAATATGAATCTTTACGAAAGAATTACCCTATCATCAATGGTTACTGAAATGGGAGGTATAATTGGTTTTATAACCCCCAATGAAGAGATACTTGAGCATTTTAGAAAGGTTAAAAACAACCCCGATATTCAACCTGTAATTGCAGATGACGATGCTGAATATGAAAAAGTAATTGAGATTGACATCTCAAACCTAAAACCGCAAATTGCATGTCCTCCAAAACCTGACAATGTTAAAGATGTGGAAGAGGTGGAAGGGATACCGGTTGATTCTGTTTTTATAGGTTCATGTACAAATGGAAGGTATGAGGATATAGAGCTTGCTGCAAGAATCTTTAAAAACTTTAAAGTAAAAGAAGGAGTTATGGTTAAGGTGGTTCCTTCAACAAGGGAAGTTTTTGGAAAATTGTTGAGGGACGGTATTTTAGATATTCTGTATGATGCGGGGGTAATTGTTTCAAATCCTGGATGTGGAGGTTGTGCTTCAGGGCAAATAGGAATGACAGGCAAAGGAGAGGTTCAAATATCCACCTCTAATAGAAATTTTAGAGGAAAGCAGGGAGACGGTGATACTTATCTTGCAAGCCCTGTTGTGGCGGCGGTCTCAGCCGTTACCGGAAAGATAACAGATCCTGTTAAGTTTCTTAAAGAGAAGGGGGTAATATGA
- a CDS encoding LeuD/DmdB family oxidoreductase small subunit, whose product MKIRGRVWVLKDKDGKLISDIDTDMIFHNRYLAITDINEMGQYALDNLEGWEDFSRKAKKGDIIIAGENFGSGSSRQQAVDCFKALGIALIVAKSFGAIYKRNAINSALPIIEAKNIEEIDVVDGDEIEVDTETGLITNLKNGKKTYAKPFSSVQRDILEAGGLFEFAKKLEV is encoded by the coding sequence ATGAAGATAAGAGGAAGGGTTTGGGTTTTAAAGGATAAGGATGGAAAACTAATAAGCGATATAGATACCGACATGATTTTTCATAATAGGTACCTTGCAATTACAGATATAAATGAAATGGGGCAGTATGCCCTTGATAACCTTGAAGGCTGGGAGGATTTCTCTAGAAAGGCAAAAAAGGGAGACATTATTATAGCAGGAGAAAATTTTGGTTCAGGGTCTTCCAGGCAGCAAGCTGTTGATTGTTTTAAGGCTTTAGGCATTGCTTTAATAGTTGCTAAGTCATTTGGGGCTATTTATAAAAGAAATGCAATAAACTCTGCGTTACCTATAATTGAGGCGAAAAACATTGAAGAGATAGATGTAGTTGATGGTGACGAAATTGAGGTTGATACTGAAACAGGCTTAATTACAAACTTAAAAAACGGGAAAAAAACTTATGCAAAGCCTTTTTCCAGTGTCCAAAGAGATATTCTTGAAGCGGGAGGGCTTTTTGAATTTGCAAAAAAATTGGAAGTTTGA
- a CDS encoding response regulator, translated as MEKKILIVNYQPRKLEKWQSLLKDIEGKVFAAANGEDALKIFQENQPDIIVIDPMLPKKSGFDVIKEIKDKKPDTKIVVVASVHKGVKYQTLAKNTYHVDEFLEEPIDDETLKEKVTKIVGFSVDSKILEELIDSSKEHERLNLKETVKSKKKKASTKRRFEEIIEETLSGKVIEDLPKKKVKKPKGGEEEKVFTSEELFSDVISEVEESFIDQTLDSLVDDKKEAKPKKDIDSVEEEIEEKLEKTLSGLKVDKKKKPKKQL; from the coding sequence ATGGAAAAGAAGATTTTGATTGTCAACTATCAGCCTCGTAAATTGGAGAAATGGCAGTCCCTTTTAAAAGATATTGAAGGCAAGGTTTTTGCTGCTGCAAATGGTGAAGATGCCTTGAAGATTTTTCAAGAAAACCAGCCTGATATCATTGTCATAGATCCTATGCTTCCTAAAAAATCAGGTTTTGATGTTATTAAAGAGATTAAGGATAAAAAACCTGATACAAAGATCGTTGTTGTTGCTTCGGTGCATAAGGGTGTAAAGTATCAAACCCTTGCCAAAAACACCTATCATGTAGATGAATTTCTGGAAGAACCTATTGATGACGAAACTTTAAAAGAAAAAGTTACTAAAATTGTGGGATTCTCTGTGGATTCTAAGATCCTTGAAGAGTTGATCGATTCCAGCAAAGAACATGAGAGGTTAAATTTAAAAGAAACGGTTAAGTCTAAAAAGAAAAAGGCTTCAACAAAGAGAAGATTTGAAGAAATAATTGAAGAAACTCTTTCTGGCAAAGTAATCGAAGATTTACCGAAGAAAAAAGTAAAGAAGCCTAAAGGTGGAGAAGAAGAAAAAGTATTTACCTCAGAAGAATTATTCAGTGATGTTATAAGCGAAGTAGAAGAATCTTTTATTGATCAAACTCTGGATAGTCTTGTTGACGATAAAAAAGAAGCAAAGCCGAAAAAGGATATTGACAGTGTGGAAGAAGAAATTGAGGAGAAACTTGAAAAAACCCTTTCAGGTCTTAAAGTAGATAAAAAGAAAAAACCAAAAAAGCAGTTATAG